A single Polyodon spathula isolate WHYD16114869_AA chromosome 6, ASM1765450v1, whole genome shotgun sequence DNA region contains:
- the LOC121317408 gene encoding melanocortin-2 receptor accessory protein 2-like has protein sequence MSENSSISNKIYRQTVSHPDYVWEYEYYDYEPVSFEGLKAHKYSIVIGFWVGLAVFVIFMFFVLTLLTKTGAPHQENPEPSEKHNRINSFAVDFHRSQESDKVLSCQVVEESCSLFHCYINEVEHLGRAKLNSKASGLKHSNLHIRETLGEDELDEEMNSLAKFNIPNFVSSEQSSTLGDDDLLLCEQPIILNNKADDSSTINPQLRSQTPHGLF, from the exons ATGTCTGAGAACAGCTCAATTTCCAATAAAATTTATCGACAAACAGTTTCACATCCGGATTACGTTTGGGAATATGAATATTACGACTATGAACCTGTTTCATTTGAAGGACTGAAAGCCCACAAAT ATTCCATTGTGATTGGATTCTGGGTTGGCCTGGCAgtctttgttatttttatgttttttgtattgacCTTGCTGACGAAGACAGGCGCTCCACATCAAGA AAACCCTGAGCCTTCTGAAAAGCACAATCGTATCAACAGCTTTGCAGTCGATTTTCATCGCTCCCAGGAGTCAGACAAAGTCCTCTCTTGTCAGGTGGTGGAGGAGTCCTGCTCACTGTTCCACTGTTACATCAATGAGGTGGAGCATTTGGGCAGAGCCAAACTGAACAGCAAGGCTTCAGGCCTGAAACACAGTAACCTTCACATCCGAGAAACGCTGGGTGAAGACGAACTCGATGAAGAAATGAACTCCCTTGCCAAGTTCAACATCCCTAACTTTGTCAGTTCAGAGCAGAGTTCCACACTGGGTGATGATGActtactgctctgtgagcagcCTATCATTCTGAATAATAAAGCTGATGATTCATCCACAATAAATCCTCAGCTAAGAAGCCAGACCCCACATggattattttaa